Proteins from a single region of Phycisphaeraceae bacterium D3-23:
- a CDS encoding endonuclease/exonuclease/phosphatase family protein translates to MPTLPVAYIKCVVLWFCCVAALGCSHAASSVSPDTPHRLRVATFNTAMSRDEPGALRDAMRSGADVQAKRVAEVLQRTRPDIVLLQEVDHDPTGVTYIAFQQYYLGVSQNGAEPIDYPYRYAPEVNTGVSTGIDLNGDGEVAVPQDAHGWGNYPGHYGMVVLSKYPIDEDAVRTFRELRWRDANPDALDTTGYYSEDARESLRLSSKTHADVPVAVPGMTTLHLLISHPTPPVFDGPEDRNGFRNAAEIAFWSDYLSNAFMVDSARPRLVDDQGRDAWFDPQCSFVILGDLNADPHDGDSRSGAMSVLLNRFDILPIAPTSAGGAEAARRDGGANLTHRTDPATDTADWNDTPGRGSGNLRVDYVLPSTGLKVLGSGVFWPTPDDPLAYLLEASDHRLVWVDLACE, encoded by the coding sequence ATGCCGACTCTCCCGGTGGCCTACATCAAGTGTGTCGTGCTGTGGTTCTGCTGCGTCGCGGCGCTCGGGTGCAGCCACGCTGCTTCGTCGGTGTCGCCAGATACGCCGCATCGGCTGCGTGTCGCGACGTTCAACACCGCCATGAGCCGGGACGAGCCGGGCGCGCTACGCGACGCGATGCGGTCGGGCGCGGATGTGCAGGCGAAGCGCGTCGCCGAGGTCTTGCAGCGCACCCGGCCGGACATCGTGCTGCTGCAGGAAGTCGACCACGACCCGACCGGCGTGACCTACATCGCGTTCCAGCAATACTATCTCGGCGTGTCGCAGAACGGGGCCGAGCCGATCGACTACCCCTACCGCTACGCCCCGGAAGTGAACACGGGTGTTTCGACAGGTATCGACCTCAACGGCGATGGCGAGGTGGCCGTGCCGCAGGATGCGCACGGCTGGGGCAACTACCCCGGGCACTACGGCATGGTCGTGCTATCGAAGTATCCGATCGACGAAGACGCGGTGCGAACCTTCCGTGAGCTGCGTTGGCGCGATGCGAACCCGGACGCGCTCGACACGACGGGCTACTACAGCGAGGATGCGCGGGAATCGCTCCGCCTCTCGTCCAAGACCCACGCGGATGTGCCTGTCGCCGTGCCCGGCATGACCACGCTGCACCTGCTCATCTCCCACCCGACCCCGCCGGTCTTCGACGGCCCCGAGGACCGCAACGGTTTTCGCAATGCCGCCGAGATCGCGTTTTGGTCGGACTATTTATCGAACGCATTCATGGTTGATTCCGCCCGCCCGCGATTGGTCGATGACCAGGGCCGTGATGCCTGGTTTGATCCTCAATGCAGCTTCGTCATCCTCGGTGACCTCAATGCCGACCCCCACGACGGCGACTCGCGCTCGGGAGCGATGTCGGTGTTGCTCAATCGTTTCGACATTCTGCCCATCGCCCCAACCAGCGCTGGCGGCGCCGAGGCCGCCCGGCGCGACGGCGGGGCCAACCTCACCCACCGAACCGACCCCGCCACCGACACCGCCGACTGGAACGACACCCCCGGCCGTGGCTCGGGCAACCTCCGCGTCGACTACGTCCTCCCCAGCACCGGCCTCAAGGTCCTCGGCAGCGGTGTCTTCTGGCCGACTCCCGACGACCCGCTCGCGTATCTCTTGGAGGCCAGCGACCACCGCCTGGTCTGGGTCGATCTTGCATGCGAGTAG
- a CDS encoding prepilin-type N-terminal cleavage/methylation domain-containing protein gives MRQTTTRRNAFTLIELLVVISIIALLIGILLPALGAARKSARASVCLGHLRGAGQGVATYATDNKDFYPGPNTSGARLNDNTVDAGDSYGADKPMQNFDWISPAVGEALGAPEDRLQRMAYLFNDEFRCPENDRTYDGDFGGGIPGFDSSVLYSNSYSTITSFHVYNTGEAPANQPDAIEYKNSRAVVDLQGTGRPFTIDYVGNASGKVFALDGSRFVDGNGEITFNTFARGIDGHNYGTYGPGNADFTGSPFNNSGALTDIGREFGFRHNGSTNTTFFDGHGENLSFKASLDTDYYYPTGSIVTDAAATSDPDDSNGDRVQ, from the coding sequence ATGCGACAGACCACGACCCGACGCAACGCCTTTACCCTCATTGAGCTGCTCGTGGTGATCTCCATCATCGCGCTGCTGATCGGCATCCTCCTGCCCGCGCTGGGCGCGGCCCGCAAGAGCGCCCGCGCCTCGGTCTGCCTGGGCCACCTCCGCGGCGCAGGCCAGGGCGTCGCCACCTATGCCACCGACAACAAAGACTTCTACCCCGGGCCCAACACCTCGGGCGCCCGGCTCAACGACAATACAGTCGATGCCGGCGACTCCTACGGCGCCGACAAGCCCATGCAGAACTTCGATTGGATCTCCCCCGCCGTGGGCGAAGCGCTCGGCGCACCCGAGGACCGCCTCCAGCGTATGGCGTACCTCTTCAACGACGAGTTCCGCTGCCCCGAAAACGACCGCACCTACGACGGGGACTTCGGCGGCGGCATCCCCGGCTTCGACTCGTCCGTCCTCTATAGCAACAGCTACTCCACCATCACCTCCTTCCACGTCTACAACACCGGCGAGGCCCCCGCGAACCAGCCCGACGCGATCGAATACAAAAACAGCCGGGCCGTCGTCGACCTCCAAGGCACCGGCAGGCCTTTCACCATCGACTACGTCGGCAACGCAAGCGGCAAGGTCTTCGCGCTCGACGGTTCACGCTTTGTCGATGGCAACGGCGAGATCACCTTCAACACCTTCGCTCGCGGCATCGACGGCCACAACTACGGCACGTATGGACCGGGCAACGCCGACTTCACCGGAAGCCCCTTCAACAACAGCGGCGCGCTCACCGACATCGGACGCGAATTCGGCTTCCGACACAACGGCTCGACCAACACCACCTTCTTCGACGGCCACGGCGAGAACCTCTCGTTCAAGGCCTCGCTCGATACCGACTACTACTACCCCACCGGCTCTATCGTGACCGACGCCGCCGCGACTTCCGACCCCGACGACAGCAACGGCGACCGCGTGCAGTAG
- a CDS encoding PEP-CTERM sorting domain-containing protein, with translation MQIVSKAALALAVTAWAGAPASAATMDAASVGSIHVGGHTASNDDGSEYYASGNDDAFSEFGVATFRFTGADFGGSLADLASATFNLTVNDRTFADGTSLEVFFSADDFDADYTGLDYNAALDNGIDASQFTSLTSLGVYAVASTEANGGAIESIALDLSAVEAELIAQVNAGSEFQLIIGVTDATHDITYAGVGNTFDPGAPSLELTAVPEPGSLALLGLGTLMLVRRRRSK, from the coding sequence ATGCAGATTGTTAGCAAGGCCGCGTTGGCCCTCGCCGTCACCGCTTGGGCTGGAGCCCCCGCATCGGCGGCGACGATGGACGCCGCCTCCGTCGGCTCGATCCACGTCGGCGGACACACCGCGAGCAACGACGATGGCTCGGAGTACTACGCTTCGGGCAACGACGACGCCTTCTCCGAGTTCGGCGTCGCGACCTTCCGCTTTACCGGTGCCGACTTCGGCGGGTCGCTGGCCGACCTCGCGTCCGCGACGTTCAACCTGACCGTCAATGACCGCACGTTCGCGGACGGGACGTCGCTCGAGGTCTTCTTCAGCGCCGACGATTTTGATGCCGACTACACCGGGCTCGACTACAACGCCGCGCTGGATAACGGCATCGACGCGTCGCAGTTCACCTCGCTCACCTCGCTGGGCGTCTACGCCGTCGCCTCGACCGAGGCCAACGGCGGAGCCATCGAGTCGATCGCGCTCGACCTCTCGGCTGTCGAGGCCGAGCTGATCGCCCAGGTCAACGCCGGCTCCGAGTTCCAGCTCATCATCGGTGTCACCGACGCGACCCACGACATCACCTACGCCGGCGTCGGCAACACCTTCGACCCCGGTGCGCCTTCGCTCGAGCTCACCGCTGTCCCCGAGCCCGGCTCGCTGGCGCTGCTCGGCCTGGGCACGCTGATGTTGGTCCGACGCCGACGCAGCAAGTAA
- the purM gene encoding phosphoribosylformylglycinamidine cyclo-ligase has product MAKRTNKTVPSVSKKPRRPRPNGPTTRASGANSGGLTYADTGVDIEAGDAVVGLIKHHMRRTYGPRVLGKHGAFAGCFRLDYNEKLFQRNYKDPVLVACTDGVGTKVQLAAQLGILDTIGQDCVAMNVNDLIVQGAEPLFFLDYVGIHKVVPEETAQIVKGVADGCALAGCALLGGETAEMADTYKPGDFDLAGFTVGVVELKKVIAGAERVEQGDVILGLASSGVHSNGYSLVRAILKKAKLKLDKVYKELDPDKTLGQVLLEPTRIYVKPIIEVLHKYKVKKPISGMAHITGGGLPGNINRALPEDLDAKLSKKAWEVPPIFTFLQKKGGIAEDEMLRVFNMGVGYTLIVRPHFAEAVERQLKRSGETVFRLGEVVKGSGQVRW; this is encoded by the coding sequence ATGGCCAAACGTACGAACAAAACGGTCCCGTCCGTCTCGAAGAAGCCCCGCCGACCGCGCCCCAACGGCCCAACGACGCGGGCTTCGGGGGCCAATTCGGGCGGGCTGACCTACGCCGACACCGGCGTTGATATCGAGGCGGGCGACGCCGTCGTCGGGCTCATCAAGCACCACATGCGCCGGACCTACGGCCCGCGGGTCCTGGGCAAACACGGCGCGTTCGCGGGCTGCTTCCGCCTCGACTACAACGAGAAGCTCTTCCAACGCAACTACAAAGACCCCGTCCTCGTCGCCTGCACCGACGGCGTGGGGACGAAGGTCCAGCTCGCCGCGCAGCTCGGGATTCTTGACACGATCGGGCAGGACTGCGTCGCGATGAACGTGAACGACCTGATCGTCCAGGGGGCCGAGCCGCTGTTCTTCCTCGACTACGTCGGGATTCATAAGGTCGTGCCCGAGGAGACGGCGCAGATCGTCAAGGGCGTCGCCGACGGCTGCGCACTCGCGGGCTGCGCGCTGCTCGGCGGCGAGACGGCGGAGATGGCCGATACCTACAAGCCGGGCGACTTCGACCTCGCGGGGTTCACGGTCGGCGTTGTTGAACTGAAGAAGGTCATCGCCGGGGCCGAGCGCGTCGAGCAGGGCGATGTCATCCTCGGCCTCGCTTCGAGCGGGGTCCACAGCAACGGCTACTCGCTGGTCCGTGCGATCCTCAAGAAGGCCAAACTAAAGCTCGACAAGGTCTACAAAGAACTCGACCCCGACAAGACGCTGGGCCAGGTCCTGCTCGAGCCGACACGCATCTACGTGAAGCCGATCATCGAGGTGCTGCACAAGTACAAGGTGAAGAAGCCGATCAGCGGGATGGCCCACATCACGGGCGGGGGTTTGCCGGGCAACATCAACCGCGCGTTGCCGGAGGATCTTGACGCGAAGCTGAGCAAGAAGGCGTGGGAGGTCCCGCCGATCTTCACCTTCCTGCAAAAGAAGGGCGGCATCGCGGAAGACGAGATGCTCCGGGTCTTCAACATGGGCGTGGGGTACACGCTGATCGTCCGGCCGCACTTCGCCGAGGCGGTGGAGCGGCAGCTCAAGCGCAGCGGCGAGACCGTGTTCCGCCTGGGCGAAGTTGTCAAAGGCAGCGGCCAGGTGCGCTGGTAG
- a CDS encoding transcriptional repressor codes for MDCPPHTADLFARHDLRCTKQRHAIYSALTASRCHPTADELYRKVQDHLPGLSLATVYNTLERFTEKGLIQKLPDAGHNGSARYDAHTDHHTHLRDATTGELQDAPDDLSAELLAQIKDEVLAKVKERTGFRVDHVEIELVGRFESI; via the coding sequence ATGGACTGCCCCCCGCATACCGCCGACCTGTTCGCCCGCCACGACCTGCGCTGCACCAAGCAACGGCACGCGATCTACAGCGCGCTCACCGCCTCACGCTGCCACCCCACCGCCGACGAGCTCTACCGCAAGGTCCAGGACCACCTGCCCGGGCTCTCGCTCGCCACCGTCTACAACACCCTCGAACGCTTCACCGAAAAAGGCCTCATCCAGAAACTCCCCGACGCCGGCCACAACGGCAGCGCCCGATACGACGCCCACACCGACCACCACACCCACCTCCGCGACGCCACCACCGGCGAACTCCAGGACGCCCCCGACGACCTCTCCGCCGAGCTGCTCGCGCAGATCAAGGACGAGGTGTTGGCGAAAGTCAAAGAACGCACGGGGTTCCGTGTCGACCATGTAGAGATCGAGCTGGTCGGGCGGTTTGAATCCATATAG
- a CDS encoding VWA domain-containing protein, which produces MNFISLTSALIAAGITLPALVALYFLKLKRKRMVIPSTLLWQRAVQDLQVNAPFQKIKNNLLLWIQLLLLIALLIAMARPTQDDVADPGRRVVIVIDHSASMNATDIDGKSRLEEAKRRALQVVDDIDAGGSGEDSGVGSAMVIAVAHRASVLTDFTTDLAQVRRAIRDIEPTDQRSHLDAAIATIEPHARQGASGDNQLTAHVFSDGRVQQRSDEPLALANAKVLWHAIGEGADGSDNLAIVALSARRDFENPQQVQVFARLANYSAEPITTNVTINIDGRDLKVERVTVPGLVAREAPAEAGDTVATEDGTAIVPQEFPGSEPPAPTVGDGRPEPGSAGIAFDFVWTGDATLRVTHDHEDLLAADDGARLRLVAARELSILLVTEGNAYIQRAIDAAKVQHQVTMTPEQYEQQDPATLRRGGWDGDAAATGGASEDVANTGFDVIVFDRHAPSEVPLVNSLYFGVAPPIDGLARRPASERAAPNELITQWDRTSELLNNVELSDIPLRKPGRIVVPVDGRILAIGGEGPVMAELTRDTVRHVVVSFDVHESLWPFRISFPTFFQNALPSLGLGGATDSAGVAYHTGENATLLLDSVQDTITYTGPAKLTGRAVGNAVTVDPFPRVGLYTTSSRDVEPRDRELMANLLDQQESDTRVAGQLTIGTSAVASQAAQQVQVRKEIWPWFVWGALALLAIEWLVYTRRMHI; this is translated from the coding sequence ATGAACTTCATCTCCCTCACCTCCGCCCTCATCGCCGCCGGGATCACCCTCCCCGCGCTGGTCGCGTTGTACTTCCTCAAGCTCAAGCGCAAGCGGATGGTGATCCCGTCGACGCTGCTCTGGCAGCGGGCGGTGCAGGACCTCCAGGTCAACGCGCCGTTCCAGAAGATCAAGAACAACCTGCTGCTGTGGATCCAGCTCCTGCTATTGATCGCGCTGTTGATCGCGATGGCCCGGCCGACGCAGGACGACGTCGCCGACCCCGGCCGGCGGGTTGTCATCGTCATCGACCACTCCGCGTCCATGAACGCGACCGACATCGACGGCAAGTCCCGGCTCGAAGAGGCCAAACGCCGGGCGCTGCAGGTCGTCGACGACATCGACGCCGGGGGATCGGGGGAGGACAGCGGGGTCGGCTCGGCGATGGTCATCGCCGTCGCCCACCGCGCATCCGTCCTGACCGACTTCACCACCGACCTCGCGCAGGTCCGCCGGGCGATCCGCGACATCGAGCCCACCGACCAGCGCAGCCACCTCGACGCCGCCATCGCCACGATCGAGCCCCACGCCCGGCAGGGCGCGTCGGGCGACAACCAGCTCACCGCCCACGTCTTCTCCGACGGCCGGGTCCAGCAGCGCTCCGACGAGCCGCTCGCGCTAGCCAACGCCAAGGTCCTCTGGCACGCCATCGGCGAGGGCGCGGACGGCTCGGACAACCTCGCCATCGTCGCGCTCAGCGCGCGGCGCGACTTCGAGAACCCCCAGCAGGTCCAGGTCTTCGCACGCCTGGCCAACTACTCGGCCGAGCCGATCACGACCAACGTCACGATCAATATTGATGGCCGCGACCTCAAGGTCGAGCGCGTCACCGTGCCGGGCCTTGTCGCGCGCGAGGCGCCCGCCGAGGCCGGCGACACGGTCGCGACCGAGGACGGCACGGCGATCGTCCCCCAGGAGTTCCCCGGCAGCGAGCCACCGGCCCCGACGGTCGGCGACGGCCGGCCCGAGCCGGGCTCGGCGGGGATCGCGTTCGACTTCGTCTGGACCGGCGACGCGACCCTCCGCGTCACCCACGACCACGAAGACCTGCTCGCCGCCGACGACGGCGCTCGGCTGCGCCTCGTCGCCGCGCGCGAGCTGAGCATCCTGCTTGTTACTGAAGGCAACGCCTACATCCAACGCGCGATCGACGCCGCCAAGGTCCAGCACCAGGTCACCATGACCCCCGAGCAGTACGAGCAGCAGGACCCCGCGACGCTCCGCCGCGGTGGGTGGGACGGCGACGCGGCCGCGACCGGCGGGGCGAGCGAAGACGTCGCCAATACCGGCTTCGACGTCATCGTCTTCGACCGCCACGCGCCAAGCGAGGTCCCGCTGGTCAATAGCCTGTACTTCGGCGTCGCGCCGCCGATCGACGGCCTGGCGCGTCGGCCCGCGAGCGAACGCGCTGCGCCCAACGAACTCATTACGCAGTGGGACCGCACGAGCGAACTGCTCAATAACGTCGAGCTCTCCGATATCCCGCTGCGCAAGCCGGGGCGCATCGTCGTGCCCGTCGATGGGCGCATCCTCGCGATCGGCGGCGAGGGGCCGGTCATGGCCGAGCTAACGCGCGACACCGTCCGGCACGTCGTCGTGAGTTTTGATGTCCACGAATCGCTCTGGCCCTTCCGCATCAGCTTCCCGACGTTCTTCCAGAACGCGCTGCCTTCGCTCGGGCTGGGCGGCGCGACCGATTCGGCCGGCGTCGCCTACCACACCGGCGAAAACGCGACGCTCCTGCTCGACTCGGTGCAAGACACGATCACCTACACCGGCCCCGCGAAGCTCACCGGCCGGGCCGTCGGCAACGCCGTCACCGTCGACCCCTTCCCCCGCGTCGGGCTCTACACGACGTCGAGCCGAGACGTCGAGCCCCGCGACCGCGAGCTCATGGCCAACCTCCTGGACCAGCAGGAAAGCGACACCCGCGTCGCCGGCCAACTCACCATCGGCACCAGCGCCGTCGCCAGCCAGGCGGCCCAGCAAGTGCAGGTGCGCAAAGAGATCTGGCCGTGGTTCGTATGGGGCGCACTGGCGCTCCTGGCGATCGAGTGGCTGGTGTATACCCGGCGGATGCATATTTGA
- a CDS encoding DUF58 domain-containing protein has product MTQATSTSRNTKTGDLLSPDFMRQLDRLDILSRKMLRGTMQGERRSKKRGQSVEFADYRNYVDGDDLRFVDWNLYMRLDKLFIRLFMEEEDLSVSIVLDTSGSMDYGDPGKLDYAKKLCAALGYISLTHQNRTSIHSIADGMVDQVTGMRGRQPVPRLLEFLHRQQAVPANAKRPGDMTSALKTLAAANQRPGVVILVSDFWDKGDLGEAFNYLSGDKRDSYLIHLLSPQEVDPVKGKVIGDLRLTDLEDGNIAEVSVSPALIKKYKATLQAYCNHIKDQAHRKGLAYMISETDVPFETLVLKYLRQRGLIG; this is encoded by the coding sequence ATGACCCAAGCAACTTCAACATCCCGCAACACCAAGACCGGCGACCTCCTGTCGCCGGACTTCATGCGTCAGCTCGACCGACTGGACATCCTGTCGCGGAAGATGCTGCGCGGGACGATGCAGGGCGAACGCCGGTCCAAGAAGCGCGGCCAGTCCGTCGAGTTTGCCGACTACCGCAACTACGTCGATGGCGACGACCTGCGGTTTGTCGACTGGAACCTGTACATGCGGCTGGACAAGCTGTTCATCCGCCTGTTCATGGAGGAAGAAGACCTCTCGGTCTCGATCGTCCTCGACACATCCGGCAGCATGGACTACGGCGACCCGGGCAAGCTCGACTACGCCAAGAAACTCTGCGCGGCCTTGGGCTACATCTCGCTGACCCACCAGAACCGCACGAGCATCCACAGCATCGCCGACGGCATGGTCGACCAGGTCACGGGGATGCGGGGCCGCCAGCCCGTCCCGCGCCTGCTCGAGTTCCTCCACCGCCAGCAGGCGGTCCCCGCGAACGCCAAACGCCCGGGCGACATGACCAGCGCGCTCAAGACCCTCGCCGCCGCGAACCAAAGGCCCGGCGTCGTCATCCTCGTCAGCGACTTCTGGGACAAGGGCGACCTGGGCGAGGCCTTCAATTACCTCTCGGGCGATAAACGCGACAGCTACCTCATCCACCTGCTCTCCCCGCAGGAAGTCGACCCGGTCAAGGGCAAAGTCATCGGCGACCTGCGCCTGACCGACCTCGAAGATGGCAACATCGCCGAGGTTTCCGTCAGCCCCGCGCTCATCAAGAAGTACAAGGCCACGCTCCAGGCCTACTGCAACCACATCAAAGACCAGGCCCACCGCAAGGGGCTGGCGTACATGATCAGCGAGACGGACGTGCCGTTCGAAACGCTGGTCTTGAAGTACCTGCGACAACGGGGGCTCATAGGATGA
- a CDS encoding four helix bundle protein, whose product MANVERNPNVEGSKPYDLEERTALFGEAVIAFCKTIPKHEITRPLISQLVRSGTSVGANYCEADDAETKKDFRHKIGICKKESRETKHWLRMVVAAEPGMREQAKPLWQEAKELNLIFASIRNSTGRR is encoded by the coding sequence ATGGCGAATGTCGAAAGAAATCCGAATGTCGAAGGGAGTAAACCCTACGACCTGGAAGAACGTACCGCGTTGTTCGGGGAAGCCGTGATCGCGTTCTGCAAGACGATCCCGAAGCACGAGATCACCCGCCCGCTCATTAGTCAACTGGTGCGTTCGGGCACGAGCGTCGGTGCAAATTACTGTGAGGCAGATGATGCCGAGACGAAGAAAGATTTTCGACACAAGATCGGCATCTGTAAGAAGGAGTCGCGGGAAACCAAGCACTGGCTCCGCATGGTGGTCGCCGCCGAGCCCGGCATGCGGGAACAGGCCAAGCCGCTGTGGCAGGAGGCGAAAGAGCTCAACCTGATCTTCGCCTCGATCCGCAACAGCACCGGCCGTCGTTAG
- a CDS encoding AAA family ATPase → MAIPENQATEQTILQQADAFRAAYQGVREQVGKMVVGHGDIVDGVLTCLFTGGNALLEGVPGLGKTLLIRSLSQALSLNFSRIQFTPDLMPADITGTTIAVEQENDDGSKSRVFQFRQGPIFAQIVLADEINRATPKTQAAMLESMQERSVTVGGTTYPMSKPFFVMATQNPIEQEGTYPLPEAQLDRFMLKLEVGYSSREDLHEILHRTTMASQPEISPVLDGPKIVEFQKVVRQVIIAPHVQDYAIRAVLATHPDGEFSTPMARQFLRFGGSPRACQALVLGGKVRALLDGRAHVSVEDLKHIMIPALRHRVLMNFEGQAEGVTPDMVVNDIIDKLPVEASGLAIK, encoded by the coding sequence ATGGCCATCCCCGAAAACCAAGCCACCGAACAAACCATCCTCCAGCAGGCCGACGCCTTCCGCGCCGCCTACCAAGGTGTCCGCGAACAAGTGGGCAAGATGGTCGTCGGCCACGGCGACATCGTCGACGGCGTCCTCACCTGCCTCTTCACCGGCGGCAACGCGCTGCTCGAAGGCGTCCCGGGCCTGGGTAAAACCCTGCTCATCCGATCGCTCAGTCAAGCCCTCTCGCTCAACTTCAGCCGCATCCAGTTCACCCCCGACCTGATGCCCGCCGACATCACCGGCACGACCATCGCCGTCGAGCAGGAGAACGACGACGGCTCCAAGTCCCGCGTCTTCCAGTTCCGCCAGGGGCCCATCTTCGCGCAGATTGTCCTCGCCGACGAGATCAACCGCGCCACCCCCAAGACCCAGGCCGCCATGCTCGAATCGATGCAGGAACGCTCCGTCACCGTCGGCGGCACGACCTACCCGATGAGCAAGCCCTTCTTCGTCATGGCGACGCAGAACCCCATCGAGCAGGAAGGCACCTACCCGCTGCCCGAGGCCCAGCTCGACCGCTTCATGCTCAAGCTCGAGGTCGGCTACTCGTCGCGCGAAGACCTCCACGAGATCCTCCACCGCACGACCATGGCCAGCCAGCCCGAGATCAGCCCTGTGCTCGATGGGCCCAAGATCGTCGAATTCCAGAAGGTCGTCCGCCAGGTCATCATCGCCCCGCACGTGCAGGACTACGCGATCCGGGCCGTGCTCGCGACCCACCCCGATGGCGAGTTTTCCACGCCCATGGCCCGCCAGTTCCTCCGCTTCGGCGGCAGCCCCCGCGCCTGCCAGGCGCTGGTCCTGGGCGGCAAGGTCCGCGCGCTGCTCGACGGCCGGGCGCATGTGAGCGTCGAAGACCTCAAACACATCATGATCCCCGCGCTGCGCCACCGCGTGCTCATGAACTTCGAGGGCCAGGCCGAGGGCGTCACGCCCGACATGGTCGTGAACGACATCATTGATAAGTTGCCGGTGGAGGCGAGTGGGCTGGCGATCAAATGA